Genomic window (Aricia agestis chromosome 7, ilAriAges1.1, whole genome shotgun sequence):
TACTGTCAActaaatggcgtttttttttaaatttcgttccatccgggtgtcccttgacacctctctagttttttttattatttattttttctttattgctaTAGTTTGTAAATTTTTGGTCCCCAAAACAGCGATTTTCtttatatatttcaataaactcCCCTAAGCCCGTGTTGACCATTGTCAAAAAAACAAAACGCAGTCCTGCGTCCAAATTCACGCTCCTGCTTTCTACACGGCAGTCCGCCACGTAGGACGCCGAGTCACTACTCACTGACAGTCCTTCGCGGCGCGGCGGACTGTAAGCGGTGGGTGGACTGTGGTCTGTGGAGCTTCCACGTTTTGTGAATTGTGCAGGACTCAAGACGCATCCtgctcggtgttgccggccgcCTGCAGGCTGCGGGCTGCCGCCTGCGATAACATTCACAATCCTACATAAACCGGCGGACGGCAAAGTGGCCTGCCGTGAATGGACCTCTTTATAAAGAAGTAGGATAACtagccccgcgttccatttgaatattaaaaacgatcaaaatgcccCCTAAAGCTACGCGctcactggatcggaatcggagcgtacgcagcACAGGATtcgttgctttgtattgattatATATAATGGTACAGGGTACTGCGTCCACTGGATCGacatttctgcgcctgagaccggTATTTTTGCTGATGACGTCATCCGTAGTGAACGGGTCATTCCGCATTCGGATTCCGAAGGTTTCAAGTTCTGACTTCTGACGTGTTTGCGATGATGCGACGGCTATAAGTACATAAATTCTTATTCACGATGAATGacgatattttaattactttattggaaaaatactacgaataataaaaactaaggaatcgtaactcccatactattactgttttaattaaatttggttcctttcgatctgtcatgtaacgtcagcctagtactgctcaaggtcacctaaatattgcaaatgtattgaaatgtgtactacacttttttgacaagtattgtgaagcatgttttttgacggagttacttttccttagctTTTTTTATTCGTAGGAAAAATATAAAGaactttacaatttaaaacatcaaCATTATTATAACCAACTGAGGAGAGACAATATTTGGGATAAAATTGGGCAAATAATGAATTTCGTTTCCTttagcgttttgatcgtttttaaagggcccccgagacggttaaacggtttgactcaaacacgtaaattttggtttgactcaaaccattttgatcgtttacaaagctagtttgaatagtttgtcaaacatttacgtgtttgaagcttgtttgatgaaatttcatatttttgttgtttgacgcgccgtttgatcgtgttcccATCCATTTGAACGTACTATTCTTTggagtacattatttttaaccgactaaaaaagaggaggttatcaattcgacgcatatgtatgtaatatttccagaactgcccagttttcgtacaTGTTAGTCTATAGActaacactagctgtcccgatgaacttcgtgtcactttaaaaccttccctggacttctacgaatattttaagactaaaatcagcccaatccgtttagccgtttttgagttttagcgcgactaacacatttgaaaatccatttttatatataagatgtacaacatttgttcagatgctgatatagatatcagcatctgaacaaatgtgcaaaatttaaaGTACCGCCACAGTGtatatatgtttttatgtttgtattcacatatctccggaactacaagtccgatttaaatatttttttgttgtactaggtattgtttaacTTGGGAGAAttctgcaagtttcatcaaaataggtttagtagttttttagataggaaattttaattctcaatttcaagttttatcttttaaaaatactatttattcGTCACAAGACGTGTACTTATTACTCAACAGCGTGTATTGAACcaaactgcgcagtgtcgtttgacaaacggttgcatcaaacacgtaagatttaaatcaaaccgtttgatcgtctcgggggcccttaacatcaaatggaacgcgggtaGGTAGTAAGTAGTTGTTCTTTGAAAGTGGCgctaactttaaaaataacttttattgtcattaaccccgcgttccatttgatgttaaaaacaatTAGAACGCTCAAAATcccattttgagcgttttgatcgtttttaacaatgatattctatgttactaacgagAAACTTATtggtttttaacatcaaatgaaaCGCGGGGAAAGTTCAACTTGGGGGGAGGTTATAGGTCGAcagtaggtatataaataagtctatggttaaaacttatatttttaatatttgttataaaaacTGTTCAATGAAAACGAaacatatatactagtaatctgtgaaacGAAATACGACAAGTCGCTCACACAAAACCAAGATTAAAGTTTTCACCTATAATGAGTATCAATAATTTTGTTCGTGAATTGCCAAAAATTGTAAGTTTATAGGATAAAACAATACCGTACATGTTTATTGCCttacaaacaacaattttgttcTAAGCAATTTTgttgtaggtacttaatttgTGAATATTTTCAGGAATTACATGCTCATTTAAATGGATCGTTAAGTAAATCAACTATGATTAAACTATCAAGCTGCCTTGTTGATAAAGGAATTGCTGATAAGACTAACATTTTCTTGGATGAATTTGAAATAGGATCAGGAGATACTCGGAACTTGGCCGAGTAAGTATTTATCTAAAAATTCAAAACTCGTTTGTCTGAAAATAAAACCacaagtaagtattttttaaacctaGTTAAGTATAAAAAACTAATAAACTTTTTTGCAGTTGTTTCCAAGTGTTCAATATAGCACACTCTCTTACTAGTACTCCAGAAACACTAAGCTTAGCTACTGAACTAACTCTAAAAGAATTTGAAGATGATGCTTGTTGCTATATCGAACTCAGGAGTACACCAAAAGAAACACCCTATATGTCAAGTAAAGAGTACATAGAAACAATTGTGAAGGCTATGTTGTAAGTAATCTAATTTGTTGTTattagacacaatagattttcaattgttgtgcggcagccgggtgccggttggggattgataggttaaAATGGTTTTTGTGTCTATATTCTTAATTTtgcattatataataaaatttaattgtaatattaagtattaacccTTTGTTTTAGGAACTCCAAGCTTTCTATAATACCTGCTCTTATAATTTCAATAAACCGGGCCCATACTATACTGGAAGCCAAAAAAATTGCAGACCTTGCGATAGAGTTTCATAAAAAACATCCAAACATTGTTGTGGGCATTGAACTCAGTGGTAACCCTGCGGTTGGACAGTTTCTACAATTTATACCAATACTGACTAGAGCAAGAAATGCTggcttaaaagtattttatatttacttttcTTTTGCATAGTGGTTTAGGTACTAGCATGCATGCTTTGTATGGCcaccataaaaataatttctctCTAGAAGATGATGAAATGAAATGTCTAGAATAACAGATGCACAGAgaaatagaagtattttgtcTAGTATTTCATTTCTATTTCTTTAGCATTTCTACTGTGGGGGGATAAAATGTGTGGTATTATGATGTTGTTTTCTATCTTATATTCAGGTGACACTACACTGTGGAGAAATAAGCAATCCAAATGAAGTAATGGACATGCTTAACTTTAAGCCAGACAGGATTGGCCATGGTGTTTGTATTCATCCTCTGTATGGGGGCAATGATGTCACTTGGCAGCTACTGTGCAAATCAGCAATACCAGTCGGTGAGTTAATggttactaaaataaaaaaatacacaataaattataaaataagaaatataaaagACGGAAAAATTGCCTCAAatggaaaacatttttttctagaGTAGCTATTCTTCCTTCCTAATTCTGGCTTCATGATGTTCAATTCTTACAGAGGTTTGCCTGACAAGCAATGTGAATACTAAATCTACTTCAGACTATCTCTCACATCACTTTAAAAAGTTATATGAAGCTAATGTGCCCACAATTTTATGTGTAAGTAGTATCTTAGTATTTATTTATGCTATATATTTTAGAACTTATATAGTAAtacgttattaaataagttatcTTAGTCACGTAAGCCGCATGCATTCCGACCACTGGGCAAGGAACAGAGTGGGCATGGGGCACCGAAGACGGCCGTCGTCGCCCGCGCGCCCGCACCGCCATGGCCAGCCTAGAAAAAGACGGTGTGATGAGCTAGAAGCATACCAGCCATGCTGGCCAGCGCTGGCgcaggagtgagcacactgtaAGACtttggggaggcctttgcccagcagtgggctGTGGGACAGACAGCATAggataaaaaattgtaataaaaattttgtttgtttttcagACTGACGACAAAGGAGTATTTTCTACATCCCTTTCCCAAGAATATTTAATATGCGCGCAAACATTTAATTTAAGCAAAGTTGAAATAGCTGAATTGAGCCTAAAGAGCTGTgattatattttcttacaagAGAGAAAACGAGAGATCTTTGATATTATACAAGGCTATAAGAATAAagtatagtttttaataaatataaaattataggtacttaatatttttatttatgaacctCTAATGTATGAAAGATACTTTTTAGTAGGTACCGtactgtaataataattgatctTTGCgcttttgaattattaaaaccaaaaaaagtgTGACCATAGATTTGCTtggtatatatgtcgcagccgactggtttaaatagccgttcaatcaaacagctaaccctttgactgaacaaagccattcaatcacacggctttacgtcgtttagtcgacttgttgactacaacgttcaacactacagctagacgacgcttagccaactggtttaatggcaaattaactagggtgaCCATTATATATTCCGTGGGTGACCATTACTTTAATAggtatgtaatttgggagaataggaaaactttttgtattttatcaaTGAAAGATTATCTCGGactaagtttaaggggtgaccaaaagtttattgcaataagtaaaaataaaaaattctgaggcgtattttgtgacggtcgccggctaaTCCGgcatttttttggattttctggattgtttttgttttggcggggggctacGCTTtattttgtgacggtcgccggctgctgccgcagcacgcgcgctcggctccctctgtgttgtggtctaagttctaatctaacctactttt
Coding sequences:
- the LOC121728603 gene encoding adenosine deaminase-like protein isoform X2; protein product: MIKLSSCLVDKGIADKTNIFLDEFEIGSGDTRNLADCFQVFNIAHSLTSTPETLSLATELTLKEFEDDACCYIELRSTPKETPYMSSKEYIETIVKAMLNSKLSIIPALIISINRAHTILEAKKIADLAIEFHKKHPNIVVGIELSGNPAVGQFLQFIPILTRARNAGLKVTLHCGEISNPNEVMDMLNFKPDRIGHGVCIHPLYGGNDVTWQLLCKSAIPVEVCLTSNVNTKSTSDYLSHHFKKLYEANVPTILCTDDKGVFSTSLSQEYLICAQTFNLSKVEIAELSLKSCDYIFLQERKREIFDIIQGYKNKV
- the LOC121728603 gene encoding adenosine deaminase-like protein isoform X1 encodes the protein MSINNFVRELPKIELHAHLNGSLSKSTMIKLSSCLVDKGIADKTNIFLDEFEIGSGDTRNLADCFQVFNIAHSLTSTPETLSLATELTLKEFEDDACCYIELRSTPKETPYMSSKEYIETIVKAMLNSKLSIIPALIISINRAHTILEAKKIADLAIEFHKKHPNIVVGIELSGNPAVGQFLQFIPILTRARNAGLKVTLHCGEISNPNEVMDMLNFKPDRIGHGVCIHPLYGGNDVTWQLLCKSAIPVEVCLTSNVNTKSTSDYLSHHFKKLYEANVPTILCTDDKGVFSTSLSQEYLICAQTFNLSKVEIAELSLKSCDYIFLQERKREIFDIIQGYKNKV